From the genome of Spinacia oleracea cultivar Varoflay chromosome 2, BTI_SOV_V1, whole genome shotgun sequence, one region includes:
- the LOC110777010 gene encoding formin-like protein 13 isoform X7 produces the protein MSEYDITVMDYPRHYQGCPILSMELIHHFLRSTESWLALGPHNILLLHCETGGWPLLAFMLAALLLYKKQYTGEQKTLDMVYKQAPRQLLPIFSPLNPIPSQLRYLQYVSRRNVASQWPPLDRPLTLDCIIFRRIPDFNGEGGCCPSFRIYGQDPLNAEDRTPKLLFSTQQKSKAIRLYKQAESELVKIDINCNIQGDVVLECTSLHRDMEHEDMMFRIMFNTAFIRSNILMLNRDEIDTPWDTRDQFPKDFRAEVLLSDMDASASIIAANLSCFEEMEGLPMEAFAKVQELFSNVDWLESRADISQSVIQKVLASHSSPECFGFATVPDAATTGPKKSKEEQKYYNFCNSEDKDDQEFLCQRVSKVCNLGQHSHGLNNFQTLQLGYQPREIAQTEFCSEAKMLSTTPCVPRKKDFRSPDDVKGGIIASRVSETTPSLVPVRAVPLLFSNNASLSFPMQFPQQSHVAESEKDLFQECAYPGPEDASRPSTITQSSLTALGSKVPTFRGGRGPPPVIQPSIDYIHEDSSVMDKCRPEFSSPPETSLRKDCFEILTSSLPSPPRSRVNPSRLESTLKYPSRPEPPPPPPPPPPPLAAATGTAPLHPPTPSLNEKSAIDAEVYLPPLPNVSPQTSVKLAEFGPLSSQPPPYKDSAAKSLHSPPAPPLKEDNGKSGPTPALLLPQKSGSSRSFPAPLSPPPSPPPPPPPPPLQYQQPQVSSSVPCPPPPPVGLNKTSSKMGTNPAPATPLSSVNGKGRSMSRSLGPKSSQTRKLKPLHWLKLNRAVQGSLWAESPKAGETSIAPEIDMSELENLFSASVPNSDQGTTGGKSRRLGAPISDIVQLIDHRRAYNCEIILSKVKVPLKELMASVLSLEDSSLDIDQVENLIKCCPTKEDMELLKGYRGEVGKLGKCEQFFLELMQVPRVEAKLRVFSFKMQFRTQVSELRKSLNIVNSTADQIRSSVKLKRIMQTILSLGNALNQGTARGSAVGFRLDSLLKLTETRARNNKMTLMHYLCKVISEKLPEVLDFSKDFASIEPATKIQLNFLAEEMQAVNKGLEKVVQELSMSENDGPISDAFRKNLKEFLCFAEAEVRSLALLYSGVGRNIDALIVYFGEDPARCPFEQVVMTLLNFTRMFNQAQEENCKQHGVGKKN, from the exons ATGTCTGAATATGATATCACCGTTATGGATTATCCAAGGCATTATCAGGGTTGCCCTATCCTTTCAATGGAGCTGATCCACCACTTTCTGCGTTCAACTGAAAGTTGGCTTGCACTCGGCCCACACAATATACTGTTATTGCATTGTGAAACAGGTGGTTGGCCCCTCCTGGCTTTTATGCTTGCTGCACTTTTGCTTTATAAGAAACAATACACTGGGGAGCAGAAAACCCTGGATATGGTCTACAAGCAAGCTCCTCGTCAGCTTTTGCCAATATTCTCACCTTTAAATCCCATCCCATCGCAGCTTCGCTACCTACAATATGTTTCTAGGAGAAATGTTGCTTCGCAGTGGCCTCCCTTGGACAGGCCGTTGACTCTGGATTGTATAATTTTCAGACGTATTCCTGATTTCAATGGAGAGGGGGGTTGTTGTCCTTCATTTCGGATTTATGGACAGGATCCTCTTAATGCAGAGGATCGAACTCCAAAATTACTCTTCTCAACTCAACAAAAGAGCAAAGCTATCCGTTTATATAAGCAG GCTGAATCTGAGCTTGTTAAAATTGATATCAACTGTAATATCCAAGGTGACGTTGTTCTTGAGTGTACAAGCCTCCATAGGGATATGGAGCATGAAGACATGATGTTCCGTATCATGTTCAACACGGCTTTTATAAGGTCCAATATTTTAATGCTTAATCGAGATGAAATTGATACACCGTGGGACACTAGGGATCAGTTTCCAAAGGACTTTAGAGCAGAG GTTCTACTTTCAGACATGGATGCTTCTGCTTCTATTATTGCTGCAAATCTGTCGTGCTTTGAGGAAATGGAGGGTCTTCCAATGGAAGCATTTGCTAAAGTTCAGGAGCTTTTTAGTAATGTGGATTGGCTAGAATCAAGAGCTGATATCTCTCAAAGTGTGATACAAAAAGTTTTGGCATCACACAGTTCCCCTGAATGCTTTGGCTTTGCTACTGTTCCAGATGCTGCGACTACTGGCCCTAAGAAGTCAAAGGAAGAGCAGAAATATTACAATTTTTGTAATTCTGAGGACAAGGATGATCAGgaatttctttgtcaaagagTATCGAAGGTTTGCAATCTAGGCCAGCATAGTCATGGCTTGAACAATTTTCAGACTCTGCAGCTTGGATATCAGCCTAGGGAAATTGCTCAAACTGAGTTCTGTTCAGAAGCAAAGATGCTTTCAACCACTCCATGTGTTCCccggaaaaaagattttaggagTCCCGATGATGTAAAAGGTGGTATAATAGCATCAAGAGTTTCAGAGACAACCCCTTCTCTGGTGCCTGTACGGGCAGTACCCCTTCTTTTTTCAAATAATGCTTCACTCTCTTTTCCTATGCAATTTCCTCAGCAATCTCATGTAGCAGAGTCAGAAAAGGACTTGTTTCAGGAATGTGCCTATCCAGGCCCTGAAGATGCATCAAGACCATCAACAATTACTCAGTCATCTCTGACTGCTTTAGGAAGCAAGGTCCCAACATTCAGAGGTGGCAGGGGGCCACCTCCAGTTATACAACCATCTATCGATTATATACATGAGGATTCTAGTGTTATGGACAAATGTCGACCTGAATTCTCATCTCCCCCAGAAACTTCTTTAAGAAAGGATTGTTTCGAAATATTAACTTCATCACTTCCATCCCCTCCAAGATCACGTGTCAATCCTTCAAGACTAGAATCAACCCTTAAATATCCTTCTAGGCCagaacctcctcctcctcctcctcctcctcctcctcctcttgcTGCTGCTACTGGTACTGCTCCACTACATCCTCCAACACCTTCTCTAAATGAAAAATCAGCTATTGATGCTGAGGTTTATTTACCACCTCTACCAAATGTATCTCCCCAGACTTCAGTTAAGTTGGCAGAATTTGGACCTCTTTCATCCCAGCCCCCACCATATAAAGACAGTGCAGCCAAGTCTCTCCATTCCCCTCCTGCACCTCCTTTAAAAGAGGATAATGGAAAATCTGGACCTACCCCAGCCCTACTTCTGCCTCAGAAGTCGGGTTCTTCAAGGTCATTTCCAGCACCACTGTCGCCTCCACCTtcacctccacctccacctccacctccacctcttCAATATCAGCAACCACAGGTTTCCTCGTCTGTTCCTTGTCCTCCTCCTCCCCCTGTTGGTTTAAACAAAACTTCATCGAAGATGGGTACTAATCCAGCTCCAGCAACGCCTTTAAGTTCTGTTAACGGGAAGGGACGAAGTATGTCACGTTCCTTAGGACCAAAAAGCTCCCAAACCAGAAAATTAAAGCCATTGCATTGGTTGAAGCTGAATAGAGCAGTACAAGGAAGTCTTTGGGCGGAATCTCCAAAGGCTGGAGAAACCTCAAT TGCTCCGGAGATTGACATGTCAGAACTGGAGAATCTCTTCTCTGCTTCAGTACCAAATTCAGATCAAGGAACTACTGGTGGAAAGTCTAGGCGTCTTGGAGCTCCAATTTCTGATATAGTGCAACTG ATTGATCATCGGAGAGCTTATAATTGTGAGATTATACTCTCAAAAGTAAAAGTTCCATTAAAAGAACTGATG GCTTCAGTCCTTTCTCTAGAAGATTCTTCTTTGGATATTGATCAAGTTGAGAACCTCATAAAGTGTTGCCCGACAAAAGAGGATATGGAGTTACTTAAA GGATACAGAGGAGAGGTTGGTAAGCTTGGGAAGTGTGAACAG TTCTTTTTAGAATTAATGCAAGTGCCAAGAGTTGAGGCTAAGCTACGAGTTTTCTCGTTTAAGATGCAGTTCCGTACTCAG GTTTCTGAACTTAGAAAGAGCCTCAACATCGTGAATTCTACTGCAGATCAG ATCAGAAGTTCGGTGAAACTCAAACGAATTATGCAGACAATTCTATCCTTGGGTAATGCGTTGAACCAGGGTACAGCTAGGG GCTCTGCTGTTGGTTTTCGGCTTGATAGCCTGCTGAAGCTCACCGAAACTCGTGCACGTAATAACAAGATGACTCTAATGCACTATCTTTGCAAG GTAATCTCTGAGAAACTTCCGGAGGTCCTAGATTTCTCCAAGGATTTTGCTAGCATTGAACCAGCTACGAAG ATCCAATTAAATTTTTTGGCAGAGGAGATGCAAGCCGTTAACAAAGGACTGGAGAAGGTTGTGCAGGAATTGTCCATGTCGGAGAATGATGGTCCCATCTCAGATGCATTTCGAAAG AATCTCAAGGAGTTTCTCTGTTTTGCTGAGGCGGAGGTGCGCTCGTTGGCATTACTTTACTCTGGTGTT GGTAGAAACATTGACGCTTTAATAGTGTACTTCGGGGAAGATCCTGCTCGTTGCCCATTTGAACAAG TTGTCATGACTCTACTCAATTTCACGAGAATGTTCAACCAAGCGCAGGAGGAGAACTGCAAGCAACATGGAGTTGGGAAAAAAAACTGA
- the LOC110777010 gene encoding formin-like protein 18 isoform X1, with the protein MSILRRLFHRKPPDGLLEISERIYVFDCCFTTHSWGEKSYRGYLAGIVSQLQDQFPDAALLVFNFRKAELVETSISRIMSEYDITVMDYPRHYQGCPILSMELIHHFLRSTESWLALGPHNILLLHCETGGWPLLAFMLAALLLYKKQYTGEQKTLDMVYKQAPRQLLPIFSPLNPIPSQLRYLQYVSRRNVASQWPPLDRPLTLDCIIFRRIPDFNGEGGCCPSFRIYGQDPLNAEDRTPKLLFSTQQKSKAIRLYKQAESELVKIDINCNIQGDVVLECTSLHRDMEHEDMMFRIMFNTAFIRSNILMLNRDEIDTPWDTRDQFPKDFRAEVLLSDMDASASIIAANLSCFEEMEGLPMEAFAKVQELFSNVDWLESRADISQSVIQKVLASHSSPECFGFATVPDAATTGPKKSKEEQKYYNFCNSEDKDDQEFLCQRVSKVCNLGQHSHGLNNFQTLQLGYQPREIAQTEFCSEAKMLSTTPCVPRKKDFRSPDDVKGGIIASRVSETTPSLVPVRAVPLLFSNNASLSFPMQFPQQSHVAESEKDLFQECAYPGPEDASRPSTITQSSLTALGSKVPTFRGGRGPPPVIQPSIDYIHEDSSVMDKCRPEFSSPPETSLRKDCFEILTSSLPSPPRSRVNPSRLESTLKYPSRPEPPPPPPPPPPPLAAATGTAPLHPPTPSLNEKSAIDAEVYLPPLPNVSPQTSVKLAEFGPLSSQPPPYKDSAAKSLHSPPAPPLKEDNGKSGPTPALLLPQKSGSSRSFPAPLSPPPSPPPPPPPPPLQYQQPQVSSSVPCPPPPPVGLNKTSSKMGTNPAPATPLSSVNGKGRSMSRSLGPKSSQTRKLKPLHWLKLNRAVQGSLWAESPKAGETSIAPEIDMSELENLFSASVPNSDQGTTGGKSRRLGAPISDIVQLIDHRRAYNCEIILSKVKVPLKELMASVLSLEDSSLDIDQVENLIKCCPTKEDMELLKGYRGEVGKLGKCEQFFLELMQVPRVEAKLRVFSFKMQFRTQVSELRKSLNIVNSTADQIRSSVKLKRIMQTILSLGNALNQGTARGSAVGFRLDSLLKLTETRARNNKMTLMHYLCKVISEKLPEVLDFSKDFASIEPATKIQLNFLAEEMQAVNKGLEKVVQELSMSENDGPISDAFRKNLKEFLCFAEAEVRSLALLYSGVGRNIDALIVYFGEDPARCPFEQVVMTLLNFTRMFNQAQEENCKQHGVGKKN; encoded by the exons ATGTCAATTCTCCGCAGactcttccatcgcaagccaccTGATGGACTCCTGGAGATTTCTGAGAGAATCTATG TCTTTGACTGTTGTTTTACTACCCACTCCTGGGGAGAGAAGAGCTATAGAGGTTACCTAGCAGGCATAGTCAGTCAGCTGCAAGACCAATTCCCAGATGCTGCGTTGTTGGTTTTCAATTTCCGCaaggcagagctagtggagacCTCAATTTCAAGGATTATGTCTGAATATGATATCACCGTTATGGATTATCCAAGGCATTATCAGGGTTGCCCTATCCTTTCAATGGAGCTGATCCACCACTTTCTGCGTTCAACTGAAAGTTGGCTTGCACTCGGCCCACACAATATACTGTTATTGCATTGTGAAACAGGTGGTTGGCCCCTCCTGGCTTTTATGCTTGCTGCACTTTTGCTTTATAAGAAACAATACACTGGGGAGCAGAAAACCCTGGATATGGTCTACAAGCAAGCTCCTCGTCAGCTTTTGCCAATATTCTCACCTTTAAATCCCATCCCATCGCAGCTTCGCTACCTACAATATGTTTCTAGGAGAAATGTTGCTTCGCAGTGGCCTCCCTTGGACAGGCCGTTGACTCTGGATTGTATAATTTTCAGACGTATTCCTGATTTCAATGGAGAGGGGGGTTGTTGTCCTTCATTTCGGATTTATGGACAGGATCCTCTTAATGCAGAGGATCGAACTCCAAAATTACTCTTCTCAACTCAACAAAAGAGCAAAGCTATCCGTTTATATAAGCAG GCTGAATCTGAGCTTGTTAAAATTGATATCAACTGTAATATCCAAGGTGACGTTGTTCTTGAGTGTACAAGCCTCCATAGGGATATGGAGCATGAAGACATGATGTTCCGTATCATGTTCAACACGGCTTTTATAAGGTCCAATATTTTAATGCTTAATCGAGATGAAATTGATACACCGTGGGACACTAGGGATCAGTTTCCAAAGGACTTTAGAGCAGAG GTTCTACTTTCAGACATGGATGCTTCTGCTTCTATTATTGCTGCAAATCTGTCGTGCTTTGAGGAAATGGAGGGTCTTCCAATGGAAGCATTTGCTAAAGTTCAGGAGCTTTTTAGTAATGTGGATTGGCTAGAATCAAGAGCTGATATCTCTCAAAGTGTGATACAAAAAGTTTTGGCATCACACAGTTCCCCTGAATGCTTTGGCTTTGCTACTGTTCCAGATGCTGCGACTACTGGCCCTAAGAAGTCAAAGGAAGAGCAGAAATATTACAATTTTTGTAATTCTGAGGACAAGGATGATCAGgaatttctttgtcaaagagTATCGAAGGTTTGCAATCTAGGCCAGCATAGTCATGGCTTGAACAATTTTCAGACTCTGCAGCTTGGATATCAGCCTAGGGAAATTGCTCAAACTGAGTTCTGTTCAGAAGCAAAGATGCTTTCAACCACTCCATGTGTTCCccggaaaaaagattttaggagTCCCGATGATGTAAAAGGTGGTATAATAGCATCAAGAGTTTCAGAGACAACCCCTTCTCTGGTGCCTGTACGGGCAGTACCCCTTCTTTTTTCAAATAATGCTTCACTCTCTTTTCCTATGCAATTTCCTCAGCAATCTCATGTAGCAGAGTCAGAAAAGGACTTGTTTCAGGAATGTGCCTATCCAGGCCCTGAAGATGCATCAAGACCATCAACAATTACTCAGTCATCTCTGACTGCTTTAGGAAGCAAGGTCCCAACATTCAGAGGTGGCAGGGGGCCACCTCCAGTTATACAACCATCTATCGATTATATACATGAGGATTCTAGTGTTATGGACAAATGTCGACCTGAATTCTCATCTCCCCCAGAAACTTCTTTAAGAAAGGATTGTTTCGAAATATTAACTTCATCACTTCCATCCCCTCCAAGATCACGTGTCAATCCTTCAAGACTAGAATCAACCCTTAAATATCCTTCTAGGCCagaacctcctcctcctcctcctcctcctcctcctcctcttgcTGCTGCTACTGGTACTGCTCCACTACATCCTCCAACACCTTCTCTAAATGAAAAATCAGCTATTGATGCTGAGGTTTATTTACCACCTCTACCAAATGTATCTCCCCAGACTTCAGTTAAGTTGGCAGAATTTGGACCTCTTTCATCCCAGCCCCCACCATATAAAGACAGTGCAGCCAAGTCTCTCCATTCCCCTCCTGCACCTCCTTTAAAAGAGGATAATGGAAAATCTGGACCTACCCCAGCCCTACTTCTGCCTCAGAAGTCGGGTTCTTCAAGGTCATTTCCAGCACCACTGTCGCCTCCACCTtcacctccacctccacctccacctccacctcttCAATATCAGCAACCACAGGTTTCCTCGTCTGTTCCTTGTCCTCCTCCTCCCCCTGTTGGTTTAAACAAAACTTCATCGAAGATGGGTACTAATCCAGCTCCAGCAACGCCTTTAAGTTCTGTTAACGGGAAGGGACGAAGTATGTCACGTTCCTTAGGACCAAAAAGCTCCCAAACCAGAAAATTAAAGCCATTGCATTGGTTGAAGCTGAATAGAGCAGTACAAGGAAGTCTTTGGGCGGAATCTCCAAAGGCTGGAGAAACCTCAAT TGCTCCGGAGATTGACATGTCAGAACTGGAGAATCTCTTCTCTGCTTCAGTACCAAATTCAGATCAAGGAACTACTGGTGGAAAGTCTAGGCGTCTTGGAGCTCCAATTTCTGATATAGTGCAACTG ATTGATCATCGGAGAGCTTATAATTGTGAGATTATACTCTCAAAAGTAAAAGTTCCATTAAAAGAACTGATG GCTTCAGTCCTTTCTCTAGAAGATTCTTCTTTGGATATTGATCAAGTTGAGAACCTCATAAAGTGTTGCCCGACAAAAGAGGATATGGAGTTACTTAAA GGATACAGAGGAGAGGTTGGTAAGCTTGGGAAGTGTGAACAG TTCTTTTTAGAATTAATGCAAGTGCCAAGAGTTGAGGCTAAGCTACGAGTTTTCTCGTTTAAGATGCAGTTCCGTACTCAG GTTTCTGAACTTAGAAAGAGCCTCAACATCGTGAATTCTACTGCAGATCAG ATCAGAAGTTCGGTGAAACTCAAACGAATTATGCAGACAATTCTATCCTTGGGTAATGCGTTGAACCAGGGTACAGCTAGGG GCTCTGCTGTTGGTTTTCGGCTTGATAGCCTGCTGAAGCTCACCGAAACTCGTGCACGTAATAACAAGATGACTCTAATGCACTATCTTTGCAAG GTAATCTCTGAGAAACTTCCGGAGGTCCTAGATTTCTCCAAGGATTTTGCTAGCATTGAACCAGCTACGAAG ATCCAATTAAATTTTTTGGCAGAGGAGATGCAAGCCGTTAACAAAGGACTGGAGAAGGTTGTGCAGGAATTGTCCATGTCGGAGAATGATGGTCCCATCTCAGATGCATTTCGAAAG AATCTCAAGGAGTTTCTCTGTTTTGCTGAGGCGGAGGTGCGCTCGTTGGCATTACTTTACTCTGGTGTT GGTAGAAACATTGACGCTTTAATAGTGTACTTCGGGGAAGATCCTGCTCGTTGCCCATTTGAACAAG TTGTCATGACTCTACTCAATTTCACGAGAATGTTCAACCAAGCGCAGGAGGAGAACTGCAAGCAACATGGAGTTGGGAAAAAAAACTGA
- the LOC110777010 gene encoding formin-like protein 18 isoform X2, producing MSILRRLFHRKPPDGLLEISERIYVFDCCFTTHSWGEKSYRGYLAGIVSQLQDQFPDAALLVFNFRKAELVETSISRIMSEYDITVMDYPRHYQGCPILSMELIHHFLRSTESWLALGPHNILLLHCETGGWPLLAFMLAALLLYKKQYTGEQKTLDMVYKQAPRQLLPIFSPLNPIPSQLRYLQYVSRRNVASQWPPLDRPLTLDCIIFRRIPDFNGEGGCCPSFRIYGQDPLNAEDRTPKLLFSTQQKSKAIRLYKQAESELVKIDINCNIQGDVVLECTSLHRDMEHEDMMFRIMFNTAFIRSNILMLNRDEIDTPWDTRDQFPKDFRAEVLLSDMDASASIIAANLSCFEEMEGLPMEAFAKVQELFSNVDWLESRADISQSVIQKVLASHSSPECFGFATVPDAATTGPKKSKEEQKYYNFCNSEDKDDQEFLCQRVSKVCNLGQHSHGLNNFQTLQLGYQPREIAQTEFCSEAKMLSTTPCVPRKKDFRSPDDVKGGIIASRVSETTPSLVPVRAVPLLFSNNASLSFPMQFPQQSHVAESEKDLFQECAYPGPEDASRPSTITQSSLTALGSKVPTFRGGRGPPPVIQPSIDYIHEDSSVMDKCRPEFSSPPETSLRKDCFEILTSSLPSPPRSRVNPSRLESTLKYPSRPEPPPPPPPPPPPLAAATGTAPLHPPTPSLNEKSAIDAEVYLPPLPNVSPQTSVKLAEFGPLSSQPPPYKDSAAKSLHSPPAPPLKEDNGKSGPTPALLLPQKSGSSRSFPAPLSPPPSPPPPPPPPPLQYQQPQVSSSVPCPPPPPVGLNKTSSKMGTNPAPATPLSSVNGKGRSMSRSLGPKSSQTRKLKPLHWLKLNRAVQGSLWAESPKAGETSIAPEIDMSELENLFSASVPNSDQGTTGGKSRRLGAPISDIVQLIDHRRAYNCEIILSKVKVPLKELMASVLSLEDSSLDIDQVENLIKCCPTKEDMELLKGYRGEVGKLGKCEQFFLELMQVPRVEAKLRVFSFKMQFRTQVSELRKSLNIVNSTADQIRSSVKLKRIMQTILSLGNALNQGTARGSAVGFRLDSLLKLTETRARNNKMTLMHYLCKVISEKLPEVLDFSKDFASIEPATKIQLNFLAEEMQAVNKGLEKVVQELSMSENDGPISDAFRKNLKEFLCFAEAEGRNIDALIVYFGEDPARCPFEQVVMTLLNFTRMFNQAQEENCKQHGVGKKN from the exons ATGTCAATTCTCCGCAGactcttccatcgcaagccaccTGATGGACTCCTGGAGATTTCTGAGAGAATCTATG TCTTTGACTGTTGTTTTACTACCCACTCCTGGGGAGAGAAGAGCTATAGAGGTTACCTAGCAGGCATAGTCAGTCAGCTGCAAGACCAATTCCCAGATGCTGCGTTGTTGGTTTTCAATTTCCGCaaggcagagctagtggagacCTCAATTTCAAGGATTATGTCTGAATATGATATCACCGTTATGGATTATCCAAGGCATTATCAGGGTTGCCCTATCCTTTCAATGGAGCTGATCCACCACTTTCTGCGTTCAACTGAAAGTTGGCTTGCACTCGGCCCACACAATATACTGTTATTGCATTGTGAAACAGGTGGTTGGCCCCTCCTGGCTTTTATGCTTGCTGCACTTTTGCTTTATAAGAAACAATACACTGGGGAGCAGAAAACCCTGGATATGGTCTACAAGCAAGCTCCTCGTCAGCTTTTGCCAATATTCTCACCTTTAAATCCCATCCCATCGCAGCTTCGCTACCTACAATATGTTTCTAGGAGAAATGTTGCTTCGCAGTGGCCTCCCTTGGACAGGCCGTTGACTCTGGATTGTATAATTTTCAGACGTATTCCTGATTTCAATGGAGAGGGGGGTTGTTGTCCTTCATTTCGGATTTATGGACAGGATCCTCTTAATGCAGAGGATCGAACTCCAAAATTACTCTTCTCAACTCAACAAAAGAGCAAAGCTATCCGTTTATATAAGCAG GCTGAATCTGAGCTTGTTAAAATTGATATCAACTGTAATATCCAAGGTGACGTTGTTCTTGAGTGTACAAGCCTCCATAGGGATATGGAGCATGAAGACATGATGTTCCGTATCATGTTCAACACGGCTTTTATAAGGTCCAATATTTTAATGCTTAATCGAGATGAAATTGATACACCGTGGGACACTAGGGATCAGTTTCCAAAGGACTTTAGAGCAGAG GTTCTACTTTCAGACATGGATGCTTCTGCTTCTATTATTGCTGCAAATCTGTCGTGCTTTGAGGAAATGGAGGGTCTTCCAATGGAAGCATTTGCTAAAGTTCAGGAGCTTTTTAGTAATGTGGATTGGCTAGAATCAAGAGCTGATATCTCTCAAAGTGTGATACAAAAAGTTTTGGCATCACACAGTTCCCCTGAATGCTTTGGCTTTGCTACTGTTCCAGATGCTGCGACTACTGGCCCTAAGAAGTCAAAGGAAGAGCAGAAATATTACAATTTTTGTAATTCTGAGGACAAGGATGATCAGgaatttctttgtcaaagagTATCGAAGGTTTGCAATCTAGGCCAGCATAGTCATGGCTTGAACAATTTTCAGACTCTGCAGCTTGGATATCAGCCTAGGGAAATTGCTCAAACTGAGTTCTGTTCAGAAGCAAAGATGCTTTCAACCACTCCATGTGTTCCccggaaaaaagattttaggagTCCCGATGATGTAAAAGGTGGTATAATAGCATCAAGAGTTTCAGAGACAACCCCTTCTCTGGTGCCTGTACGGGCAGTACCCCTTCTTTTTTCAAATAATGCTTCACTCTCTTTTCCTATGCAATTTCCTCAGCAATCTCATGTAGCAGAGTCAGAAAAGGACTTGTTTCAGGAATGTGCCTATCCAGGCCCTGAAGATGCATCAAGACCATCAACAATTACTCAGTCATCTCTGACTGCTTTAGGAAGCAAGGTCCCAACATTCAGAGGTGGCAGGGGGCCACCTCCAGTTATACAACCATCTATCGATTATATACATGAGGATTCTAGTGTTATGGACAAATGTCGACCTGAATTCTCATCTCCCCCAGAAACTTCTTTAAGAAAGGATTGTTTCGAAATATTAACTTCATCACTTCCATCCCCTCCAAGATCACGTGTCAATCCTTCAAGACTAGAATCAACCCTTAAATATCCTTCTAGGCCagaacctcctcctcctcctcctcctcctcctcctcctcttgcTGCTGCTACTGGTACTGCTCCACTACATCCTCCAACACCTTCTCTAAATGAAAAATCAGCTATTGATGCTGAGGTTTATTTACCACCTCTACCAAATGTATCTCCCCAGACTTCAGTTAAGTTGGCAGAATTTGGACCTCTTTCATCCCAGCCCCCACCATATAAAGACAGTGCAGCCAAGTCTCTCCATTCCCCTCCTGCACCTCCTTTAAAAGAGGATAATGGAAAATCTGGACCTACCCCAGCCCTACTTCTGCCTCAGAAGTCGGGTTCTTCAAGGTCATTTCCAGCACCACTGTCGCCTCCACCTtcacctccacctccacctccacctccacctcttCAATATCAGCAACCACAGGTTTCCTCGTCTGTTCCTTGTCCTCCTCCTCCCCCTGTTGGTTTAAACAAAACTTCATCGAAGATGGGTACTAATCCAGCTCCAGCAACGCCTTTAAGTTCTGTTAACGGGAAGGGACGAAGTATGTCACGTTCCTTAGGACCAAAAAGCTCCCAAACCAGAAAATTAAAGCCATTGCATTGGTTGAAGCTGAATAGAGCAGTACAAGGAAGTCTTTGGGCGGAATCTCCAAAGGCTGGAGAAACCTCAAT TGCTCCGGAGATTGACATGTCAGAACTGGAGAATCTCTTCTCTGCTTCAGTACCAAATTCAGATCAAGGAACTACTGGTGGAAAGTCTAGGCGTCTTGGAGCTCCAATTTCTGATATAGTGCAACTG ATTGATCATCGGAGAGCTTATAATTGTGAGATTATACTCTCAAAAGTAAAAGTTCCATTAAAAGAACTGATG GCTTCAGTCCTTTCTCTAGAAGATTCTTCTTTGGATATTGATCAAGTTGAGAACCTCATAAAGTGTTGCCCGACAAAAGAGGATATGGAGTTACTTAAA GGATACAGAGGAGAGGTTGGTAAGCTTGGGAAGTGTGAACAG TTCTTTTTAGAATTAATGCAAGTGCCAAGAGTTGAGGCTAAGCTACGAGTTTTCTCGTTTAAGATGCAGTTCCGTACTCAG GTTTCTGAACTTAGAAAGAGCCTCAACATCGTGAATTCTACTGCAGATCAG ATCAGAAGTTCGGTGAAACTCAAACGAATTATGCAGACAATTCTATCCTTGGGTAATGCGTTGAACCAGGGTACAGCTAGGG GCTCTGCTGTTGGTTTTCGGCTTGATAGCCTGCTGAAGCTCACCGAAACTCGTGCACGTAATAACAAGATGACTCTAATGCACTATCTTTGCAAG GTAATCTCTGAGAAACTTCCGGAGGTCCTAGATTTCTCCAAGGATTTTGCTAGCATTGAACCAGCTACGAAG ATCCAATTAAATTTTTTGGCAGAGGAGATGCAAGCCGTTAACAAAGGACTGGAGAAGGTTGTGCAGGAATTGTCCATGTCGGAGAATGATGGTCCCATCTCAGATGCATTTCGAAAG AATCTCAAGGAGTTTCTCTGTTTTGCTGAGGCGGAG GGTAGAAACATTGACGCTTTAATAGTGTACTTCGGGGAAGATCCTGCTCGTTGCCCATTTGAACAAG TTGTCATGACTCTACTCAATTTCACGAGAATGTTCAACCAAGCGCAGGAGGAGAACTGCAAGCAACATGGAGTTGGGAAAAAAAACTGA